One stretch of Cohnella algarum DNA includes these proteins:
- a CDS encoding sensor histidine kinase: MNGLWTSGVIARITRKLSYKIMLFVSAVILLVVAILTQIFYERTTTWMKTTYIANSKKDLTHLGKSLDDYVSQVDAVSLTFRRDENFMTSLLIGEGKDLSSRTAIEGQLRNLYFSSRKEYDSISFYIPATKEVFAISKNGPRVNLTNGSYVGARESEPWYLTAASAPNYRSIEPPAADGQFFTFHRALIHFSSRKPLGLVSITLNDKKREEMLQDLVSDEGEMIGIFDRDGRRYYANEPFLSRHAADILGRLAKDGDKELIWSDGLDSYLAVEAVSDEGSWRFVKLISIKQLNNRADEARNLVLLVGVFLILFFIPIVMYLSSLITRKIGVLAKQMEKVGEGNFDTYVEIQGNDEISYLSKKFNSMVKRIDELIMEEYKAKLNEKNARMKALEAQINPHFLYNALQVISTQAMMLQAEEIEKVVNSLAKTLRYAIKEGDMVTLGRELEHVEHYVYLQKARFGHRLSASIEVDPSCLETRVPKLSIQPLVENVIKHVLEKMNEPVAIVVRGCSDENGVRLTVSDNGPGITPERLSQIHMLLNNGQWLANVQENIGLKSIKERLQLLMGDRATLAVIGLNPGTEIRLFIPNQ; this comes from the coding sequence ATGAACGGACTATGGACAAGCGGGGTCATTGCCCGAATTACCAGGAAGTTGTCCTATAAAATTATGCTTTTTGTTTCCGCCGTCATTCTTCTCGTCGTTGCCATTCTTACCCAAATTTTCTACGAGCGGACGACGACATGGATGAAAACAACCTATATCGCGAACAGCAAAAAAGATTTGACCCACTTGGGAAAGAGCTTGGATGACTATGTTTCCCAGGTCGACGCCGTTTCGTTGACGTTCCGGAGAGACGAAAACTTCATGACTTCGCTCTTGATCGGAGAAGGCAAGGATCTGTCCAGCCGTACGGCGATCGAGGGTCAGCTTCGGAATCTGTATTTCTCCTCGCGAAAGGAATACGATTCGATATCTTTTTATATTCCGGCAACGAAAGAGGTTTTTGCTATTTCCAAAAACGGTCCCCGGGTGAATTTGACGAACGGCAGTTACGTAGGAGCCCGAGAATCGGAGCCGTGGTATTTGACTGCTGCGTCCGCTCCCAATTACCGAAGTATCGAACCGCCCGCAGCGGATGGCCAATTCTTTACTTTCCACCGCGCGCTGATCCATTTCTCAAGCCGAAAACCGCTCGGACTCGTGTCCATTACGCTGAATGACAAGAAGCGAGAGGAAATGCTTCAAGACCTCGTTTCCGATGAAGGCGAGATGATCGGCATCTTTGATCGCGACGGGCGGCGTTACTACGCGAACGAACCGTTTTTGTCCAGGCACGCCGCCGACATTCTGGGTCGGTTGGCGAAGGACGGCGACAAGGAGCTTATATGGTCGGACGGTCTCGACTCGTATTTAGCTGTCGAGGCGGTATCGGATGAAGGAAGTTGGCGTTTCGTGAAGTTGATCTCGATCAAGCAACTGAACAACCGCGCGGACGAAGCGAGAAATCTCGTACTTTTAGTCGGAGTATTCTTAATCCTTTTCTTTATTCCCATCGTGATGTACTTATCCAGCTTGATTACAAGAAAAATCGGAGTATTGGCAAAGCAAATGGAAAAAGTCGGAGAGGGTAACTTCGATACGTATGTAGAGATTCAAGGCAATGACGAAATTTCATACCTGTCTAAGAAGTTCAACTCGATGGTGAAACGGATCGACGAATTGATCATGGAAGAGTACAAGGCCAAGTTAAACGAGAAAAATGCACGGATGAAAGCGCTCGAAGCGCAAATCAACCCGCATTTCCTATATAACGCGCTGCAGGTGATCTCGACGCAGGCGATGATGCTGCAAGCTGAAGAAATCGAGAAGGTCGTCAACTCGCTTGCCAAAACCCTACGGTATGCGATCAAGGAAGGGGATATGGTTACGTTAGGGAGAGAGCTGGAACATGTAGAGCATTACGTTTATTTGCAAAAGGCCCGATTCGGTCATCGGCTGTCCGCATCGATCGAAGTCGATCCGTCTTGCCTGGAAACGAGAGTGCCGAAATTATCGATTCAGCCACTGGTGGAAAACGTCATTAAGCACGTGCTCGAAAAGATGAACGAGCCGGTCGCGATTGTCGTAAGAGGATGCTCGGATGAAAATGGCGTCCGGTTAACCGTATCGGACAACGGACCCGGCATTACCCCGGAAAGGTTAAGTCAAATCCACATGCTCCTGAATAACGGACAATGGCTAGCAAACGTACAGGAAAATATCGGACTTAAAAGTATAAAGGAGCGGCTGCAGCTGCTCATGGGAGACCGCGCGACCCTTGCAGTCATCGGCTTAAATCCCGGGACGGAAATTCGGTTGTTTATCCCGAACCAATAG
- a CDS encoding DUF6431 domain-containing protein → MSKILYFGLSCKAYLRTFGNQSPDVQLCCENCGRLLHKHGRYWRGIVTKHEVIQIPIYRRYCPTCRITISLLPEFLIPWARYATWVREAALKRKHKGFSWRQTTESTTTPAVRYSRRTLKRWWARHLRRAADAALWVAGKLVAQGDDTDMLHLYPTMMNPTPMDTLDWLDKLLPRFIPAGASRRGYWTFLNARLPVASRL, encoded by the coding sequence ATGTCAAAAATACTTTATTTCGGCCTTTCTTGCAAGGCTTATTTACGCACATTCGGAAATCAATCTCCTGACGTCCAGCTCTGCTGTGAAAACTGCGGTCGGCTTCTCCATAAACACGGTCGTTATTGGCGAGGAATTGTGACGAAGCATGAGGTCATCCAGATCCCGATCTACCGTCGATATTGTCCTACCTGTAGAATAACAATCTCCCTCCTGCCGGAGTTCCTGATTCCATGGGCCCGGTATGCGACTTGGGTGCGAGAAGCGGCATTAAAGCGCAAGCACAAGGGATTCTCTTGGCGGCAGACGACAGAAAGCACAACAACTCCTGCCGTGCGTTATAGCCGCCGTACGTTGAAACGCTGGTGGGCAAGACATCTGCGCCGCGCAGCGGATGCAGCACTATGGGTTGCTGGGAAACTCGTAGCCCAGGGGGACGACACGGATATGCTCCACCTTTACCCCACCATGATGAACCCAACGCCAATGGATACATTGGATTGGCTGGACAAACTGTTACCCCGATTCATCCCCGCTGGCGCATCCAGACGGGGCTATTGGACGTTTCTAAATGCGAGGTTACCTGTAGCATCACGCTTATAA
- a CDS encoding transposase, which produces MKARKSSAIQPQMFQFVDMDELVPKKHILRQLNEALDFSIVHDWVAPLYTERTGRPAADPERMVRLMLLSYLFNHSERELYQLLPMHAGYLWFCGLDFESVVRPDSSRPSLPDRTTLVKTRKLWRTHGVFEKLMKHVVDQCIAAGLVQPDVHVGVDGTQVRANASIHSLKEITLAPVESIEDYLARMARQDEETGGVAHDSDDDRQPPAPPAQKERLLEDEATHEDFHGKTFSNKTHRSVTDPDARLYKKSNGQEAHLRYLVHDVTDIKSGVILSTQASIASGTAERETSLRQLFAIRFAHPQIRIRTLSADKAYGTTDYLQALFEQGIVPLVSLRNLTLEDVPAWKRQTNDPEKQRKRLAKIREIQIRNKAKRIQLMGSYRHLQKLRTRCEHVFAESKVAHGLGRARSRGLDCMQEQAVLTAIVQNLKRLCRFKKKRPQTGVLACPKPKSVMMEAVSDLLISALVGLFSSFFMPKRRLQLT; this is translated from the coding sequence ATGAAAGCCCGCAAGTCATCGGCTATCCAGCCTCAGATGTTCCAATTCGTGGATATGGATGAACTCGTGCCGAAAAAGCACATCCTGCGCCAACTGAACGAAGCGCTTGATTTTTCCATCGTTCATGATTGGGTGGCGCCTCTATATACGGAACGTACCGGCCGCCCGGCGGCTGACCCGGAGCGGATGGTTCGACTGATGCTGCTTTCGTATTTGTTCAACCATTCCGAACGGGAATTGTATCAACTGTTGCCCATGCATGCGGGCTATTTGTGGTTTTGCGGACTGGATTTCGAATCCGTCGTGCGCCCGGACTCATCGCGGCCGTCCCTGCCGGATCGGACGACCTTGGTGAAGACCCGGAAATTGTGGCGAACGCACGGTGTTTTTGAGAAGCTGATGAAACATGTCGTCGATCAGTGCATCGCCGCGGGACTGGTCCAACCCGATGTGCATGTCGGCGTCGACGGCACCCAGGTACGGGCCAACGCATCCATTCACAGCTTGAAAGAAATCACCCTGGCCCCGGTGGAGTCGATTGAAGACTATTTGGCTCGCATGGCCCGGCAAGATGAAGAGACCGGTGGTGTCGCCCATGATTCCGATGATGACCGACAGCCGCCCGCACCGCCCGCGCAAAAAGAGCGGCTGCTGGAAGACGAAGCGACGCATGAAGATTTTCATGGCAAAACGTTCTCGAACAAGACCCACCGCAGCGTAACGGATCCGGATGCCCGCTTGTACAAAAAGAGCAACGGTCAGGAAGCGCATTTGCGGTATTTGGTGCATGATGTGACGGATATCAAATCCGGCGTCATTCTGTCTACGCAAGCGAGCATCGCGTCCGGAACGGCTGAGCGTGAAACGAGCTTGCGGCAGCTCTTCGCGATCCGTTTTGCCCATCCGCAAATCCGGATTCGGACGCTTTCTGCCGATAAAGCCTACGGTACGACAGATTATCTGCAAGCGTTGTTCGAGCAAGGGATTGTTCCCCTGGTTTCGCTTCGCAACCTGACACTGGAAGATGTACCTGCTTGGAAACGTCAAACGAACGATCCGGAGAAACAACGCAAACGGCTGGCCAAAATCCGGGAAATCCAAATTCGAAACAAAGCCAAACGAATTCAGCTTATGGGTTCTTACCGTCATCTGCAAAAGTTGCGGACGCGGTGCGAGCATGTGTTTGCCGAAAGCAAAGTCGCGCATGGCCTGGGCCGCGCACGGAGCCGTGGATTGGACTGCATGCAAGAGCAGGCGGTGCTCACGGCCATCGTTCAAAATCTGAAAAGACTGTGCCGGTTTAAGAAAAAGCGACCACAAACCGGTGTTTTGGCATGTCCAAAACCGAAATCCGTGATGATGGAGGCAGTGTCGGACCTGCTCATTTCGGCGCTGGTTGGGTTGTTTTCCTCTTTTTTTATGCCGAAGAGACGGTTACAACTGACCTAA
- a CDS encoding ABC transporter substrate-binding protein: MTTFVKEYGEIAEKQFQLLSYANPDRNEKTYRQGNEAFAQEQSAMYVQGIWAIPEIKKYNSSLELGVFPFPSSDDPSRNHLVSGVDTVLTISSTTSHPEEADRFIAYLTEESIIRRYIADQGVFPAFRNIDVSNPDLSGVMPDFRNGRMVDYADHFFPSSMDLETIVQQYLFTGNTDHYLKQLDQAWENAQRG; the protein is encoded by the coding sequence TTGACGACATTCGTTAAGGAGTATGGCGAAATTGCCGAGAAGCAGTTTCAACTGCTTAGCTACGCAAATCCTGATCGTAACGAGAAGACATATCGCCAAGGCAACGAGGCATTCGCCCAAGAACAATCGGCGATGTATGTGCAAGGCATATGGGCCATTCCCGAGATCAAGAAGTACAATTCCTCACTAGAGCTTGGCGTGTTTCCGTTTCCGTCTTCGGATGACCCATCGAGAAATCATCTCGTATCCGGCGTCGACACGGTCTTGACGATTTCCTCCACTACTTCCCATCCGGAGGAAGCAGACCGGTTCATCGCATATTTGACGGAAGAATCCATCATTCGTCGATACATAGCCGACCAAGGGGTATTCCCGGCATTCCGGAATATTGACGTATCCAATCCCGACTTATCGGGCGTAATGCCCGACTTTAGGAATGGCCGCATGGTGGACTATGCCGATCACTTCTTCCCGAGTTCGATGGATTTGGAAACTATTGTTCAGCAGTATCTCTTCACCGGAAATACGGATCATTACCTGAAGCAGCTCGACCAGGCTTGGGAGAATGCACAGCGCGGGTAA